GCCGTACGGTCGCTGCTGGATCGCCTCGCGCAGCAGGCGAGCAGCGAGCAAGCACCTCTTGTTGTGAGCGCGCCGCCCTTGGAATCGCAACTTCAGGAATCGTTTCAAGTGGTCGTCGAATGTCACGACGAGGCCGAGCAGCGAACGATCTACGAACGCATGTGCACCGAGGGTTTCTCATGCAGACTTCTCGTGCTGTAGTGACATCCATTGCCCAAGCCGAAGTCGTATTCGGATTCGGCAAGACGACGATGCGTCCTGCTCTACGCGCCAGAGCGCGCGGCGACGTGGGTTCTGGACGTCCGTGTTCGTAGGAGATCAACGTTGCCGATCGTCGAAGTCACCGCCAGTTGTCCGGTTCACGATTCCTTCCGAGTTCGGCAAGTTGCCGGCATGTTTGATGTGCCGCTCTCACAAAAATCGGCCGTGACCTTTCGAGCGGAACTGCCCGCAGTCGACGAACCGTGGCAAATTGGTATGATCGTCGGTCCGTCGGGTAGCGGAAAGACTACCGTTGCGCGACAGGCATTTGGCGCGGACGTTTATAGTGGCTACTCGTGGGCCGACGATCGTGCCATCGTCGACGCTTTCGACGACTTGGCGATCAAAGACATTACTGGCCTGCTGACGGCCGTCGGCTTCAGCTCGCCTCCCTCTTGGATTAAACCGTACGCGGTTCTTAGTAACGGAGAGCGGTTCCGCTGCGATCTGGCCCGCGCGCTATCAGCCGGATGCCTGCGCGAGAAGAGCGAGCAAGGCGCGATCCAGGCGAAGGATCTGCCAACGATCGCTTTCGACGAGTTTACAAGCGTCGTCGACCGCAACGTGGCGCAGGTCGGTTCGGCGGCCGTGGCCAAGGCAATCCGCAGCGGCTGGCTGCATTGCCGATTCGTGGCCGTCACCTGCCACTACGACGTTGCCGAGTGGCTGGCGCCGGATTGGATCGTCGATATGGCGACGGGCGTCTGCCAGCGGAGGAGTCTTCGGCGACCGGAAGTGCGCATCCAGCTCTTTCGTTGCCACCGTAACGCGTGGTCCATGTTTGCGCGTCATCACTATCTGAACGGAGCATTGAGTCCGACCGCGCGATGCTTCCTGGCAACTTGGCGCGAATCGCCGGTCGCCTTTTGCGCGACGATTCCCTTGATTGGGCGCCGTCAGCATTGGCGGATCACACGCGTTGTAACTTTGCCCGATTTTCAGGGGATCGGCATTGGCATGCGCTTCGCCGAGGCTGTCGCGGATTGTCACCGCGATGAAGGGCACCGCATCAACATTACCGCGAGCCATCCCGCCGTGTTGGCGCATTGTGCCGGCTCGCCACGCTGGCGCACGGTACGTGTCCTCAAGACGGGATCCCGCAGCGCCCGCAGCTTCATCCGCAGTTACCGTGGCTCGGGTGGGCGGGCCGTGGTGTCGTTTGAATACCAAGGCGCCGGAAGCGCGGCGTAAGGGCGAGGCGTATGGGACGAACGATCGACGCAATCAAACAG
The Pirellulales bacterium DNA segment above includes these coding regions:
- a CDS encoding GNAT family N-acetyltransferase → MPIVEVTASCPVHDSFRVRQVAGMFDVPLSQKSAVTFRAELPAVDEPWQIGMIVGPSGSGKTTVARQAFGADVYSGYSWADDRAIVDAFDDLAIKDITGLLTAVGFSSPPSWIKPYAVLSNGERFRCDLARALSAGCLREKSEQGAIQAKDLPTIAFDEFTSVVDRNVAQVGSAAVAKAIRSGWLHCRFVAVTCHYDVAEWLAPDWIVDMATGVCQRRSLRRPEVRIQLFRCHRNAWSMFARHHYLNGALSPTARCFLATWRESPVAFCATIPLIGRRQHWRITRVVTLPDFQGIGIGMRFAEAVADCHRDEGHRINITASHPAVLAHCAGSPRWRTVRVLKTGSRSARSFIRSYRGSGGRAVVSFEYQGAGSAA